One Festucalex cinctus isolate MCC-2025b chromosome 1, RoL_Fcin_1.0, whole genome shotgun sequence genomic region harbors:
- the LOC144016745 gene encoding pyroglutamyl-peptidase 1-like, with the protein MGNKKKVIVTGFEPFGEHAVNSSWVAVQELERLGLGEGVDLYVCEVPVEYQAVQSLLPSLWEQHLPQLVVHVGVSGLATTVTLEQCGHNRGYKRLDNCRFCPASQCCMEDGPDCISSLLDMDTVCERVNCADVGVTVSVSKDAGRYLCDYTYYSSLFLGHGRSAFIHVPPLGKPYSSQQLGRALQAVVREMLALLEVANAEEQHCKHAHQQQH; encoded by the exons ATgggaaacaagaaaaaagttaTAGTAACAG GATTCGAGCCTTTTGGAGAACATGCTGTGAACTCCAGCTGGGTGGCAGTACAG GAACTGGAGCGTTTGGGGTTGGGTGAGGGTGTAGATCTTTATGTCTGCGAGGTGCCTGTGGAATACCAGGCAGTGCAGAGTCTACTTCCATCTCTGTGGGAGCAACACCTTCCACAG TTAGTAGTCCATGTTGGCGTGTCAGGCTTGGCGACCACAGTGACTCTGGAGCAGTGTGGCCACAACAGGGGCTATAAACGCCTAGACAACTGCCGCTTCTGCCCGGCTTCCCAATGCTGCATGGAGGACGGGCCAGACTGCATCAGCTCGCTGCTGGACATGGACACGGTCTGCGAGAGGGTCAACTGCGCCGATGTAGGGGTCACTGTGTCAGTGTCCAAGGATGCTGGAAG ATACCTGTGCGACTACACCTACTATTCGTCTCTGTTCCTCGGCCACGGCCGCTCCGCCTTCATCCACGTGCCTCCGCTGGGAAAACCCTACAGCAGTCAGCAGCTGGGCCGAGCCCTTCAGGCTGTAGTGCGGGAGATGCTGGCACTACTGGAGGTGGCCAATGCTGAAGAGCAGCACTGCAAACATGCACATCAACAGCAGCATTGA
- the LOC144016706 gene encoding ras-related protein Rab-3A-like codes for MASANATYGQKESSDQNFDYMFKILIIGNSSVGKTSFLFRYADDSFTPAFVSTVGIDFKVKTIYRNDKRIKLQIWDTAGQERYRTITTAYYRGAMGFILMYDITNEESFNAVQDWSTQIKTYSWDNAQVLLVGNKVDMEEERVVATERGRQLSEQLGFEHFEASAKDNINVKQTFERLVDIICERMSETLDNNDPTVTGAKQGPQLTEQPQRSHQDCAC; via the exons ATGGCGTCCGCAAATGCCACATACGGACAAAAGGAGTCCTCGGACCAGAACTTTGACTACATGTTTAAAATCCTCATCATCGGCAACAGCAGCGTCGGCAAGACGTCCTTCCTCTTCCGCTATGCGGACGACTCCTTCACGCCGGCCTTCGTCAGCACGGTGGGCATCGACTTCAAGGTCAAGACCATCTACAGGAACGACAAGAGGATAAAGCTGCAGATCTGG GACACGGCCGGCCAGGAGCGCTACAGGACCATCACGACAGCCTACTACAGAGGAGCCATGGGCTTCATCCTCATGTATGACATCACCAACGAGGAGTCGTTTAACgctgtccaagactg GTCCACTCAGATCAAGACCTACTCGTGGGACAATGCTCAGGTGCTCCTGGTGGGGAACAAGGTTGATATGGAAGAGGAACGGGTGGTGGCCACAGAAAGGGGCCGGCAACTGTCAGAACAGCTCG GTTTCGAGCACTTTGAAGCCAGCGCCAAAGACAACATCAACGTGAAGCAGACCTTTGAGAGGCTGGTGGACATCATCTGCGAGCGGATGTCCGAGACGCTGGACAACAACGACCCCACGGTCACCGGGGCCAAACAGGGGCCGCAGCTCACCGAGCAGCCGCAGAGGTCCCATCAGGACTGTGCTTGCTAA